In Planctomycetia bacterium, one DNA window encodes the following:
- the metF gene encoding methylenetetrahydrofolate reductase [NAD(P)H], protein MRIRELLSTGRPCFSFEFFPPKTDGGLEQLRATVRALRDLSPTFISVTYGAGGSTRDRTIELVSEIQRHYGVEVMAHLTCVGSTRDELAAVIDRLATAGIGNILALRGDPPKGDAEFRPVADGFRFASELVAFIRSQNREICIGGACYPEGHVECVGMDGARDLHRDLENLQHKVEAGAAFLITQLFFDNSHYFRFVDRARAIGIGVPIIPGIMPITNVEQVRRFTQMCGATIPPTLLNELDRLKDDEDAVLSLGVAYATAQCLDLLNRGAPGIHFYTLNKSAATRTILTALRTLWPPAMRPA, encoded by the coding sequence ATGAGAATCCGCGAACTACTTTCGACCGGCCGTCCGTGTTTTTCGTTCGAGTTCTTCCCGCCCAAAACGGACGGAGGACTCGAGCAGTTGCGCGCGACGGTGCGGGCACTGCGGGATTTGTCGCCCACGTTTATTTCCGTGACGTACGGCGCGGGCGGCAGCACGCGCGATCGGACGATCGAACTGGTTTCGGAGATTCAGCGGCATTATGGCGTCGAAGTCATGGCGCACTTGACGTGCGTTGGCTCGACGCGTGATGAGTTGGCCGCGGTAATCGATCGGTTGGCGACTGCGGGCATCGGAAACATCCTGGCGCTGCGCGGCGATCCGCCGAAAGGTGACGCGGAATTCAGACCGGTGGCGGACGGGTTCCGTTTTGCGAGCGAGCTGGTGGCGTTCATCCGCTCGCAGAATCGTGAGATCTGCATCGGCGGCGCCTGCTATCCGGAAGGACACGTTGAATGCGTCGGGATGGATGGCGCACGGGATCTCCATCGCGATCTGGAGAATCTCCAGCACAAGGTGGAAGCCGGTGCCGCGTTCCTCATCACGCAGTTGTTCTTTGACAACAGCCATTATTTCAGATTTGTCGATCGCGCCCGCGCCATCGGCATCGGCGTGCCGATCATTCCGGGCATCATGCCGATTACCAACGTCGAGCAGGTCCGGCGGTTCACGCAAATGTGCGGCGCGACGATTCCCCCAACGTTGCTCAACGAGCTGGACCGCCTCAAGGACGACGAGGATGCCGTCCTGTCGCTTGGCGTCGCTTACGCGACGGCGCAGTGCCTGGACCTCCTCAATCGCGGCGCGCCGGGGATTCACTTCTACACGTTGAACAAATCTGCCGCGACGCGAACCATCCTCACGGCGCTGCGCACGCTGTGGCCGCCCGCCATGCGCCCGGCGTGA
- a CDS encoding redoxin domain-containing protein has translation MTLRVIAAAALATAFLISYPVLAGPNDSQSKKKSTSKKQSARKLKEAGHVDAPALDFKVKNIDGEKINLAQAYYGQVVMIVNVASKCGLTPQYKGLEELYRQYKDEGFVILGFPANNFGAQEPGTNEEIKEFCSSKFDVTFPMFSKVSVKGEDICPLFKYLTAKDAGHDHGGEIKWNFNKFLIGRDGKVIGRFEPRVDPMSDEVTSAVSTALKAPKPAAGIDAKSAKDKTKAEKESPQPRKKGD, from the coding sequence ATGACGCTTAGGGTAATCGCGGCGGCAGCACTCGCAACGGCCTTCCTAATCTCGTACCCCGTGCTGGCGGGTCCGAATGACTCACAATCGAAGAAGAAATCAACGTCGAAGAAACAATCTGCGAGGAAATTGAAAGAGGCAGGCCACGTGGACGCGCCAGCACTGGACTTCAAGGTCAAGAACATTGATGGAGAAAAAATCAACCTCGCCCAAGCCTATTACGGGCAGGTCGTGATGATCGTCAACGTCGCGTCGAAGTGCGGACTGACGCCGCAATACAAGGGCCTGGAGGAGCTTTACCGCCAGTACAAGGATGAAGGGTTCGTCATCCTCGGCTTCCCGGCGAACAACTTCGGCGCGCAGGAACCGGGCACGAACGAGGAGATCAAGGAGTTCTGTTCGTCGAAGTTTGACGTGACGTTCCCGATGTTCTCGAAGGTGAGCGTGAAAGGTGAGGACATCTGCCCGCTGTTCAAATACCTCACGGCGAAGGACGCCGGGCACGATCATGGCGGTGAAATCAAATGGAACTTCAACAAGTTTCTGATCGGGCGCGACGGGAAAGTGATCGGCCGCTTTGAGCCGCGCGTGGATCCGATGAGCGACGAAGTAACCTCGGCCGTCAGCACGGCGCTGAAGGCTCCGAAGCCCGCCGCTGGAATCGACGCGAAATCGGCAAAAGACAAGACGAAGGCAGAAAAAGAATCACCTCAACCCCGGAAGAAAGGTGACTGA
- the kdsB gene encoding 3-deoxy-manno-octulosonate cytidylyltransferase, with product MNAVAIIPARYASTRFPAKALARETGKYLIQHVCEQVAQCRTIRHVLVATDDSRIAEAVRSFGGEAVMTRVDHPSGTDRVAEAAATLDCDIVVNVQGDEPEIEPTAIDKLVSLFEDRPDLPIATLACPFPADGDPRDPNAVKVVLAQTGDALYFSRSLIPFPRDTGGNPFGGAPCSPGASPWHLHIGVYAYRRSFLFELANLPPTPLEKLEKLEQLRVLENGHRMAVAVVAQAPVGIDTPEDYAAFVKRCRSE from the coding sequence ATGAACGCCGTCGCGATCATTCCCGCCCGCTATGCTTCCACGCGCTTTCCGGCGAAGGCACTCGCGCGCGAGACCGGCAAGTATTTGATCCAGCATGTGTGCGAACAAGTCGCGCAATGTCGCACCATTCGGCACGTGCTCGTCGCCACCGACGATTCGCGGATCGCCGAGGCGGTACGCTCCTTCGGCGGCGAAGCCGTGATGACGCGTGTGGATCACCCCAGCGGAACCGACCGTGTCGCCGAGGCGGCGGCGACGTTGGATTGCGACATCGTCGTGAACGTGCAGGGCGACGAGCCGGAGATCGAGCCGACGGCGATCGACAAGCTGGTTAGCCTGTTCGAAGACCGACCCGATCTGCCAATCGCCACGCTCGCCTGCCCTTTTCCGGCCGACGGCGATCCGCGCGATCCGAACGCGGTGAAAGTCGTGCTCGCGCAAACCGGCGACGCGCTGTATTTCTCGCGCAGTCTCATTCCATTCCCGCGCGATACCGGAGGCAACCCTTTCGGCGGTGCGCCGTGCTCACCGGGTGCGTCACCCTGGCACCTGCACATCGGCGTGTATGCCTATCGCCGAAGCTTTCTGTTCGAGCTGGCGAACCTACCGCCCACGCCGCTGGAGAAACTGGAGAAGCTTGAACAGCTTCGCGTGCTCGAGAACGGTCATCGCATGGCGGTCGCTGTGGTCGCGCAAGCACCAGTCGGCATCGACACGCCCGAGGACTACGCAGCGTTTGTTAAGCGTTGTCGCAGCGAATGA
- a CDS encoding GTPase, protein MADAMKPTNVLILGAAGRDFHNFNCLYRDHAAFHVVGFTATQIPNIEGRVYPPALAGRLYPQGIPIFPEDELESLIRSHRVDLAVFSYSDVPYAELMHLSARANVAGADFALIAPRRTMLPATKPVIAVCAVRTGCGKSQTTRAIAATLQRFGKRIAVVRHPMPYGDLSRQVCQRYAELADMDRHECTIEEREEYELHIRAGNLLFAGVDYQKILDAAQAEADVILWDGGNNDTPFFKPDLMITVADAHRPGHEAGYYPGETNFRLADVILINKINTARAEDVALIEANARRMNPKATLLRADSVIACEHPDAIRGKRVLVVEDGPTVTHGEMPYGAAHVAARQFGAAEIVDPRPFAAGSIRNVFARYTHLRDVLPAMGYGREQMADLQATINATPCDLVLVGTPMDLVKLLRLNRPAMRIGYDLDERTATAIDNLVRDRVRSGPQG, encoded by the coding sequence ATGGCCGACGCGATGAAGCCCACCAACGTTCTGATCCTCGGTGCCGCCGGGCGAGATTTTCACAACTTTAACTGCTTATACCGCGACCATGCCGCCTTTCACGTCGTCGGCTTTACCGCGACGCAGATTCCCAACATCGAAGGCCGCGTGTATCCACCGGCCCTTGCCGGCCGCCTCTACCCGCAAGGCATCCCAATTTTCCCTGAAGACGAATTGGAATCGCTGATTCGCTCGCACCGCGTCGACCTGGCTGTGTTCAGTTATTCCGACGTGCCCTACGCGGAGTTGATGCACCTTTCGGCACGAGCCAACGTTGCCGGGGCGGACTTCGCCCTGATCGCGCCGAGGCGAACCATGCTGCCCGCGACCAAGCCGGTCATCGCGGTCTGCGCCGTGCGCACCGGCTGCGGAAAGAGCCAGACCACGCGTGCCATCGCCGCGACGCTCCAGCGCTTCGGAAAGCGCATCGCCGTCGTGCGCCACCCGATGCCCTATGGTGATCTCTCGCGCCAAGTCTGCCAGCGCTACGCCGAACTGGCCGACATGGACCGCCACGAATGCACAATTGAGGAGCGCGAGGAATACGAGTTGCACATCCGCGCCGGCAACCTGCTCTTCGCCGGTGTGGACTATCAGAAAATCCTCGACGCCGCGCAGGCGGAAGCCGACGTGATCCTTTGGGACGGCGGCAACAATGACACGCCCTTCTTCAAACCCGACCTGATGATCACCGTGGCTGATGCGCATCGCCCCGGTCACGAAGCGGGCTACTATCCCGGCGAGACCAATTTCCGCCTCGCCGATGTGATCCTCATCAACAAAATCAACACCGCCCGTGCGGAGGATGTCGCCCTCATCGAGGCGAACGCCCGCCGCATGAATCCGAAGGCAACCCTGCTTCGCGCGGACTCGGTCATCGCCTGCGAGCATCCCGATGCCATCCGCGGCAAACGCGTGCTCGTCGTCGAAGACGGTCCGACGGTGACGCATGGCGAAATGCCCTACGGCGCCGCGCACGTAGCCGCACGCCAATTCGGTGCGGCGGAAATTGTCGATCCCAGGCCGTTCGCCGCCGGGTCGATACGCAACGTGTTCGCCAGGTACACTCACCTGCGCGATGTGCTTCCCGCAATGGGCTACGGCCGTGAGCAGATGGCCGACCTTCAGGCAACGATCAACGCGACGCCTTGCGATCTTGTGCTGGTGGGGACGCCGATGGACTTGGTCAAGCTCCTGCGGCTGAATCGGCCGGCCATGCGGATCGGGTACGATCTGGACGAGCGGACGGCCACAGCGATTGACAATCTGGTACGCGACCGGGTCCGGTCAGGCCCGCAGGGCTGA
- the argF gene encoding ornithine carbamoyltransferase: MPSPSAPRSFVSMKDLSPDDLHRVLEKAAKVKKNPGEFRSAFAGKTLAMIFQKPSLRTRVSFEAGMTQMGGHAIYLAPTDISIGQRETTEDIALVLSRFVNVIMARTFGHDIVVDLARYATVPVINGLSDHEHPCQILADMQTIAERRGNLKGLRWVYCGDGNNVAHSIMLGGALAGMHVTIIAPKGYQPKPEITADTEAIAKSTGGSITITDDMPGAAKGADVLYTDVWASMGQEAEAAARKKIFAGYTIDMKVLSLASPDCVLLHCLPAHYGDEITYDVTRTKNSAIFDEAENRLHAQKAIMLTLCGM, translated from the coding sequence ATGCCGTCACCGTCCGCCCCCCGCAGTTTCGTCTCGATGAAAGACCTCTCGCCCGATGATCTGCATCGCGTGCTGGAAAAGGCCGCAAAGGTTAAGAAGAACCCCGGCGAGTTTCGCAGCGCCTTCGCTGGTAAGACGCTCGCCATGATCTTTCAGAAGCCCAGCCTGCGAACGCGCGTCTCGTTCGAGGCCGGCATGACCCAGATGGGCGGCCATGCGATCTACCTCGCCCCCACCGACATCTCCATCGGCCAGCGCGAGACGACCGAGGACATCGCCCTTGTTCTTTCGCGCTTTGTCAATGTCATCATGGCCCGCACGTTCGGCCACGACATCGTCGTGGACCTCGCCCGGTACGCGACCGTGCCGGTCATCAACGGCCTCTCCGACCACGAGCATCCGTGCCAGATTCTGGCCGACATGCAAACCATCGCCGAACGGCGCGGCAATCTCAAGGGCCTGCGCTGGGTCTATTGCGGCGATGGCAACAACGTGGCGCACTCGATCATGCTCGGCGGCGCGCTGGCCGGCATGCACGTTACGATCATCGCGCCGAAGGGCTACCAACCCAAACCGGAGATTACGGCTGACACCGAGGCGATCGCCAAATCTACCGGCGGCAGCATCACCATCACCGATGACATGCCCGGCGCGGCCAAAGGGGCCGACGTCCTTTACACCGACGTCTGGGCCAGCATGGGGCAGGAAGCCGAGGCGGCCGCACGCAAGAAAATTTTTGCGGGTTACACAATCGACATGAAGGTGCTGTCGCTGGCCTCCCCCGATTGCGTCCTGCTGCATTGCCTGCCGGCGCACTACGGCGACGAGATCACCTATGACGTGACCCGCACGAAGAATTCGGCCATCTTCGACGAAGCCGAGAACCGTCTGCACGCACAGAAGGCGATCATGCTGACGCTGTGCGGGATGTAG
- a CDS encoding FHA domain-containing protein, giving the protein MIVTLVTFSPKGVRKEIPVGDKPLVIGRGTDADVRIPLDEISRTHCEITRTGGKVIVKDLASRNGTFVNDQKIAQATVKPGDHIRAGSIVFTVQIDGQPKEIRPVAAKPAAPANGSGGKPAPASGAVQTSGKTAKPSAASAPAPAGKPATDDEESFDVDGLEELDSDDLSDIDIDELVEVDSDDLEEVDQVVDLSDDDLIADDDDETANGR; this is encoded by the coding sequence ATGATCGTGACCCTGGTGACGTTCAGCCCGAAGGGCGTGCGCAAAGAGATTCCCGTCGGTGACAAGCCGCTGGTGATCGGCCGCGGCACCGATGCCGACGTGCGGATACCGCTGGATGAAATTTCGCGAACGCATTGCGAAATCACCCGCACGGGCGGCAAGGTCATCGTCAAGGACCTCGCCAGTCGAAACGGGACATTTGTCAACGATCAAAAGATCGCCCAGGCGACGGTGAAACCCGGCGACCACATCCGCGCCGGCTCCATTGTCTTTACTGTTCAGATCGACGGCCAGCCGAAGGAGATTCGGCCGGTTGCTGCGAAGCCAGCCGCGCCCGCGAACGGTTCCGGCGGCAAGCCCGCGCCGGCATCGGGGGCCGTTCAGACATCGGGGAAGACCGCCAAGCCCTCCGCCGCGTCGGCGCCCGCACCGGCCGGCAAACCCGCTACCGACGACGAAGAATCCTTCGACGTCGACGGTTTGGAAGAGTTGGACTCCGACGATCTGTCGGACATCGATATTGATGAACTGGTCGAAGTCGATTCCGATGATCTCGAAGAAGTCGACCAGGTCGTGGACCTCTCCGACGACGACCTCATCGCCGACGACGACGATGAAACCGCCAACGGGCGATAA
- the hemW gene encoding radical SAM family heme chaperone HemW has translation MTMPSDERLSDLQVCADKSRPAIGWYVHLPFCATKCGYCDFYSLPTIPGLIDRLVAAIQAEARARNPGRLVETIFIGGGTPTVLPAAALDAILTEVVSHTGPVSEFTVEANPSSTDELKLDLLRRRGVNRISFGAQSFHPDDLAILERVHDPSHIRESVRAARTAGFDNVNLDLIYAIPGQTLERWRDNLRRAIDLNTEHLSCYSLMFEPGTSLTRLHQQGRMNPVDEELEAGMFEMTIDELAGAGFEHYEISNFAQPGRRCQANIIYWENREYLGVGPSAVSFLDGLRTKNVPDVRRYVDHYASGSVHALARGRDRPSDPVDVSAESNSHESAPPGPATNVVINLAPVGPVVEAERLDAISHAAETAVQWLRLTEGIDCAVFAARTGFDPRRLFAAAIDQFAPLGLLEATSDRIRLTRRGLLVANRVMSVFLEVAGSSHARPDRATQAADGN, from the coding sequence GTGACGATGCCATCCGATGAACGCCTTTCCGACCTTCAAGTGTGCGCCGACAAGTCCCGTCCCGCGATCGGCTGGTACGTGCATCTCCCCTTCTGCGCGACCAAGTGCGGCTATTGCGATTTCTACTCGCTGCCCACGATTCCCGGACTGATCGACCGACTCGTGGCCGCAATCCAGGCCGAGGCCCGAGCACGCAATCCGGGCCGACTGGTCGAGACGATTTTCATCGGCGGCGGCACCCCCACCGTGCTGCCCGCCGCAGCCTTGGACGCGATCCTGACTGAGGTCGTCTCGCACACCGGACCCGTCAGCGAATTCACCGTTGAGGCCAACCCCTCCTCTACCGACGAATTGAAACTCGATCTGCTTCGCCGCCGCGGCGTCAATCGCATCTCCTTCGGCGCGCAATCGTTTCACCCTGACGACTTGGCGATCCTCGAGCGTGTCCACGATCCCTCGCACATCCGCGAGTCGGTCCGCGCCGCGCGGACCGCCGGGTTTGACAACGTCAACCTCGATCTGATCTACGCCATTCCGGGGCAGACCCTCGAACGATGGCGCGACAATCTCCGTCGGGCCATCGATCTGAATACCGAGCATCTATCCTGTTACTCGCTCATGTTCGAGCCGGGCACGTCCCTGACGCGGCTGCATCAACAGGGGCGAATGAACCCCGTGGATGAGGAACTCGAAGCGGGCATGTTCGAAATGACGATCGACGAACTCGCCGGAGCGGGCTTTGAACACTATGAAATCAGCAACTTCGCGCAACCGGGACGCCGTTGCCAAGCCAATATCATCTATTGGGAAAACCGCGAATACCTCGGCGTCGGCCCGTCGGCAGTGTCGTTCCTCGACGGGCTGCGAACAAAGAATGTGCCGGATGTGCGTCGATACGTGGACCACTACGCCTCCGGTTCCGTTCACGCCCTCGCCCGTGGCCGTGACCGTCCTTCCGACCCGGTCGATGTTTCGGCCGAGAGCAATTCACACGAGAGTGCGCCGCCAGGGCCAGCTACAAATGTCGTAATCAATTTGGCACCGGTGGGACCGGTCGTGGAAGCGGAGCGGCTTGACGCAATCTCCCACGCCGCCGAAACGGCCGTGCAATGGCTGCGGCTGACCGAGGGCATCGACTGCGCGGTTTTCGCGGCGCGTACTGGGTTTGATCCGCGCCGACTCTTCGCCGCGGCAATCGACCAATTCGCCCCACTCGGCCTGCTGGAGGCAACATCCGATCGGATTCGACTGACACGCCGCGGCTTGCTCGTTGCGAATCGAGTGATGAGCGTGTTTCTGGAGGTGGCTGGATCGTCGCATGCGAGACCAGATCGAGCGACGCAGGCAGCGGACGGAAACTAA
- a CDS encoding DUF2924 domain-containing protein produces MPIDVDTAVKTLNRMTVTQLRERYAEVFGEATRSFNKQHLVKRIAWRLQAIHEGDLSERARRRAGELANDADLRIRPPAAPPDSGGNGGVATSPFRVEPDDRLPMAGTLLKREYKGQTVQVRVLSEGFEFEGDVYRSLSAVARKVTGAHWNGYHFFGLPKPGKEVAAP; encoded by the coding sequence ATGCCGATCGATGTTGACACGGCGGTAAAGACGCTGAACCGCATGACGGTGACGCAGCTCCGCGAGCGCTACGCCGAGGTCTTCGGCGAGGCGACGCGGTCGTTCAACAAGCAGCATCTGGTCAAGCGGATCGCCTGGCGGCTCCAGGCCATCCACGAGGGTGACCTATCCGAGCGGGCACGCCGCCGCGCCGGCGAACTGGCCAACGACGCCGATCTGCGCATCCGGCCGCCGGCCGCGCCGCCAGACTCGGGCGGCAACGGAGGGGTCGCCACGTCGCCGTTTCGTGTCGAACCAGACGACCGCCTGCCGATGGCGGGCACGCTGCTGAAGCGCGAGTACAAGGGCCAGACCGTCCAGGTCCGGGTCCTGTCCGAGGGATTCGAGTTTGAAGGCGACGTCTACCGGTCGCTGTCCGCCGTGGCCCGCAAGGTCACCGGCGCGCACTGGAACGGTTATCACTTCTTCGGCCTGCCCAAGCCCGGAAAGGAGGTCGCCGCACCATGA
- a CDS encoding recombinase family protein, which yields MKRNGNGNGNGKARTTQQIRCAIYTRKSTEEGLEQEFNSLDAQRESAEAYVASQQHEGWACLSDRYDDGGFTGANMERPALKRLFEDIEAGRIDCVVVYKVDRLSRSLLDFARMIGTFEKCRVSFVSVTQQFNTTHSMGRLTLNILLSFAQFEREIISERTRDKIAAVRRKGKWAGGMPVLGYDVDPHGSKLVVNAEEAERVRAIFAEYLQRQSLIQTAQVLNERGWKTKRWTTHKGHERGGKPFDKNILLRLLTNVVYLGKVRYKDEVHAGEHEAIVDDDLWQRAQRMLRVNGRTGGMHIRNKYGALLKGLVHCKPCGCAMMHTYTSKDNRRYRYYVCGTAQKQGWHACPSKSLPAEEIERFVVDQIRAIGKDPAIMGMALEQARAQQEEQVAGLEADARIVERDVGRLHVEIAKAAAAAATNGHAAVRLAELHEQLREAEQRLTELRDDLARARRQMVSKREVDSALEAFTPLWDTLSPREQARVLRLLVKRVDYDGANGKVAVTFHANGIRALGQDDLADSLEMDECPTA from the coding sequence ATGAAGCGCAACGGCAACGGAAACGGCAACGGGAAGGCCCGGACGACGCAGCAAATCCGCTGCGCCATCTACACGCGCAAGAGCACCGAGGAGGGCCTGGAACAGGAATTCAACTCCCTGGACGCCCAGCGCGAATCCGCCGAGGCCTACGTCGCCAGCCAGCAGCATGAAGGGTGGGCCTGCCTTTCCGACCGCTACGACGACGGCGGCTTCACCGGCGCGAACATGGAGCGGCCGGCTTTGAAGCGCCTGTTCGAGGACATTGAGGCCGGCCGGATCGACTGCGTGGTGGTCTACAAGGTGGACCGCCTGAGCCGGTCCTTGTTGGACTTCGCACGGATGATCGGGACGTTCGAGAAGTGTCGCGTCTCGTTCGTCTCGGTGACGCAACAGTTCAACACCACGCACTCGATGGGTCGGTTGACGCTGAACATCCTGCTGTCGTTCGCTCAGTTCGAGCGAGAGATCATCTCCGAACGGACGCGCGACAAGATCGCTGCGGTCCGGCGCAAGGGGAAATGGGCCGGCGGGATGCCGGTGCTGGGCTACGACGTGGACCCGCACGGGTCGAAGCTCGTCGTCAACGCCGAGGAAGCCGAGCGGGTGCGGGCGATCTTCGCCGAGTATCTCCAGCGGCAATCGCTTATCCAGACGGCTCAGGTGCTGAACGAGCGCGGGTGGAAGACGAAGCGCTGGACGACGCACAAGGGCCACGAGCGCGGCGGCAAGCCGTTCGACAAGAACATCCTGCTTCGACTACTGACCAACGTCGTGTACCTCGGAAAGGTTCGCTACAAGGACGAGGTCCACGCCGGCGAGCATGAGGCGATTGTCGACGACGACCTCTGGCAGCGCGCCCAACGGATGCTGCGGGTCAACGGCCGCACGGGCGGCATGCACATCCGCAACAAGTACGGCGCGCTGCTGAAGGGACTGGTCCACTGCAAGCCGTGCGGGTGCGCCATGATGCATACGTACACCAGCAAGGACAACCGGCGCTACCGCTATTACGTCTGCGGCACCGCCCAGAAGCAGGGCTGGCACGCGTGTCCATCAAAGTCGCTGCCCGCCGAAGAGATCGAGCGGTTCGTCGTGGACCAGATTCGGGCGATCGGCAAGGACCCGGCCATCATGGGGATGGCGCTGGAACAGGCCCGGGCGCAGCAAGAGGAGCAAGTTGCGGGATTGGAGGCCGACGCCCGGATCGTCGAACGCGACGTTGGCCGGCTGCACGTGGAGATCGCCAAAGCCGCCGCCGCCGCCGCGACAAACGGCCACGCGGCGGTACGGCTGGCCGAGTTGCACGAGCAACTGCGGGAGGCCGAACAACGCCTCACCGAGCTGCGCGACGATCTCGCCCGGGCGCGGCGGCAGATGGTCAGCAAGCGAGAGGTCGACTCGGCCTTGGAGGCATTCACGCCGCTGTGGGACACGCTCAGCCCACGTGAGCAGGCCCGCGTCCTGCGGCTGTTGGTGAAACGAGTCGACTACGACGGCGCGAACGGCAAGGTCGCGGTCACGTTCCACGCGAACGGGATCAGGGCGTTGGGCCAGGACGACCTCGCCGACAGTCTGGAGATGGACGAATGCCCGACAGCGTGA
- a CDS encoding sigma-70 family RNA polymerase sigma factor, whose protein sequence is MGLDPKALEYANEIIRHKARQLARKSGFSPSDREDIEHELLIAILERWPAFDASRASGKTFIARIVEHKAVSLVRSHRAAKRGVGQCAPLHSDTNGSACDFDEELVRSRRGLKTRSIIEALCLRMDLADVMADLPPDLRCLCQRLMRGSVSAAARDSETRRTTLYRAIRELRRRLEEAGLHEYL, encoded by the coding sequence ATGGGTCTCGACCCGAAAGCACTTGAATATGCCAATGAAATCATCCGCCACAAAGCCCGTCAGCTCGCCCGCAAGTCTGGATTCAGCCCGTCCGACCGCGAAGACATCGAGCACGAACTACTGATAGCGATCCTCGAGCGCTGGCCCGCATTCGATGCGAGCCGCGCATCGGGGAAGACGTTCATCGCGCGGATCGTCGAACACAAGGCGGTGTCGCTCGTCCGCTCCCACCGAGCGGCCAAGCGCGGCGTCGGTCAGTGCGCGCCGCTGCACAGCGATACGAATGGCAGCGCGTGCGACTTCGACGAGGAACTCGTCCGTTCACGTCGGGGCCTGAAGACCAGGTCGATCATCGAGGCCCTCTGCCTCCGAATGGACCTGGCCGACGTGATGGCCGACCTGCCGCCTGATCTGCGGTGCCTCTGTCAGCGTCTCATGCGTGGATCGGTGTCGGCCGCTGCTCGGGATTCCGAGACACGGCGGACCACGCTCTATCGCGCCATCCGCGAATTGCGCCGGCGACTCGAAGAGGCCGGACTCCACGAGTACCTGTGA